Proteins co-encoded in one Actinomadura luteofluorescens genomic window:
- a CDS encoding helix-turn-helix domain-containing protein, with amino-acid sequence MEPSPGDRFLRLLIEHTDDPVLLEATVRAARGRSELVAALPEEETRRHTRALVHGVLAALEDGEPGEEVLAAAERLGSDRARQGVPVAAFLDGFQAGRAHLVRALVADGRRMGVPDAALLDGVTRIDEITTALVRRMVHAHRVAELEMARTVREGRLQMLRQLLHGEAVPVLAPLDPRAAYHCVVSDVSDPAVAGRLESALTAAGPGLCGLVDGRLAALVARLPGPRGPLAGPSGPLLVAAPPARPGEVAPMYALGRRALRAGAAAGLTGMRELADLALLTVTEAEPELGGLLAGALLAGLDPGEPFHRELAETALAYLDHGGRIEPTAAALHVHGNTVKYRIRRFQELAGRPLLDPGAGAAVSRTANWWWALHRWLAGSGT; translated from the coding sequence ATGGAGCCCAGCCCAGGAGACCGGTTCCTGCGGTTGCTGATCGAGCACACCGACGACCCCGTGCTGCTGGAGGCGACGGTCCGCGCCGCCCGCGGCCGGTCGGAGCTGGTGGCCGCGCTGCCGGAGGAGGAGACCAGGCGGCACACCCGCGCCCTGGTCCACGGGGTGCTCGCCGCGCTGGAGGACGGCGAGCCGGGCGAGGAGGTCCTCGCGGCCGCGGAGCGGCTCGGCTCGGACCGGGCCCGGCAGGGCGTGCCGGTCGCGGCGTTCCTGGACGGCTTCCAGGCGGGCCGCGCCCACCTCGTCCGGGCCCTCGTCGCCGACGGCCGCCGGATGGGCGTCCCGGACGCGGCGCTGCTGGACGGCGTGACCCGCATCGACGAGATCACCACCGCGCTCGTGCGGCGGATGGTCCACGCGCACCGGGTCGCCGAGCTGGAGATGGCGCGGACCGTCCGCGAGGGGCGCCTCCAGATGCTCCGGCAGCTGCTGCACGGCGAGGCCGTCCCCGTGCTCGCGCCGCTCGACCCCCGCGCCGCCTACCACTGCGTGGTGTCCGACGTCAGCGACCCCGCCGTGGCGGGACGGCTGGAGTCGGCGCTCACCGCCGCCGGGCCGGGGCTGTGCGGGCTCGTCGACGGGCGGCTCGCGGCCCTCGTCGCCCGGCTGCCCGGGCCGCGGGGCCCGCTCGCCGGGCCGTCCGGGCCGCTGCTGGTGGCGGCCCCGCCCGCCCGGCCCGGCGAGGTCGCCCCGATGTACGCGCTCGGTCGGCGGGCGCTGCGGGCGGGCGCCGCCGCCGGGCTCACCGGCATGCGGGAGCTGGCCGACCTCGCGCTGCTCACCGTCACCGAGGCCGAGCCGGAGCTCGGAGGCCTGCTCGCGGGCGCGCTGCTGGCGGGCCTCGACCCCGGCGAGCCGTTCCACCGGGAGCTGGCCGAGACCGCGCTGGCCTACCTCGACCACGGCGGCCGGATCGAGCCGACGGCCGCGGCGCTGCACGTCCACGGCAACACGGTGAAGTACCGGATCCGCCGCTTCCAGGAGCTGGCCGGGCGGCCGCTGCTCGATCCCGGCGCGGGCGCGGCGGTGTCGCGCACCGCGAACTGGTGGTGGGCCCTGCACCGCTGGCTTGCGGGGTCCGGGACGTGA
- a CDS encoding MarR family winged helix-turn-helix transcriptional regulator has protein sequence MDETAGPLPPRLLGITTFVLAQVGRAGRVRMGRMMDEHGLGLWHFAVLSALDDAAPASQRDLGARLRIDPSDLVEVVGRLEGAGLVRRERDPADRRRYVVELTGRGRAELDEVTRRAAELDAALLAPLTPDDRAAFERIARVLLAHHDPRARPGRAEAPAPPSAPGPGDAPPTRKGRAARG, from the coding sequence ATGGACGAGACCGCCGGACCGCTGCCGCCCCGCCTGCTCGGGATCACCACGTTCGTGCTCGCCCAGGTCGGGCGGGCCGGACGCGTGCGGATGGGCCGGATGATGGACGAGCACGGCCTCGGCCTCTGGCACTTCGCCGTCCTGTCCGCGCTGGACGACGCCGCGCCCGCCTCGCAGCGCGACCTGGGCGCCCGGCTGCGCATCGACCCGAGCGACCTCGTCGAGGTCGTGGGCCGTCTGGAGGGGGCCGGCCTCGTCCGCCGCGAGCGCGACCCGGCCGACCGCCGGCGCTACGTGGTCGAGCTGACCGGGCGGGGCCGCGCGGAACTGGACGAGGTCACCCGCCGCGCGGCCGAGCTGGACGCCGCGCTGCTGGCGCCGCTCACCCCGGATGACCGGGCCGCCTTCGAGCGCATCGCCCGCGTCCTGCTCGCCCACCACGACCCGCGGGCGCGGCCGGGGCGCGCCGAGGCCCCGGCGCCGCCGAGCGCGCCGGGGCCGGGGGACGCGCCGCCTACTCGAAAAGGTCGGGCTGCTCGCGGGTGA
- a CDS encoding LLM class flavin-dependent oxidoreductase — protein MNAPRIGAVMWPMQSWPEAGELWRRAEDLGFRHAWVYDHIAWRGTTPWYDAYTTLAAAAAVTSRVRIGTLVTSPNFRHPVPTAHAIKTIDHVSGGRLTVGIGAGGTRRASDAGTIGPDWSPDERASRFAEWVELLDRLLTGPETTFEGEFYTAREVVQEPGCVQRPRVPLVIAGNGPRGMRVAARHGTGWVTSAHGAGDEPYGIVRSRLDALRAACDAEGRRLDDLVLLTGFNEEPWLESAGAFADLAGRYAELGITEIALHWPRPGSPFEADMKVFEAIAAEHGEPR, from the coding sequence GTGAACGCACCGAGGATCGGCGCCGTGATGTGGCCCATGCAGTCCTGGCCGGAGGCCGGGGAGCTGTGGCGGCGTGCCGAGGACCTCGGCTTCCGGCACGCGTGGGTGTACGACCACATCGCCTGGCGCGGGACGACGCCCTGGTACGACGCCTACACCACGCTCGCCGCGGCCGCGGCGGTCACCTCGCGCGTCCGCATCGGCACGCTGGTGACCTCGCCGAACTTCCGGCATCCCGTGCCGACCGCGCACGCGATCAAGACGATCGACCACGTGAGCGGCGGGCGCCTGACCGTCGGCATCGGGGCGGGCGGCACGCGCCGCGCGTCCGACGCCGGGACCATCGGCCCCGACTGGAGCCCGGACGAGCGCGCCTCCCGGTTCGCCGAATGGGTGGAACTGCTGGACCGCCTGCTGACCGGCCCCGAGACCACCTTCGAGGGGGAGTTCTACACCGCTCGCGAGGTCGTGCAGGAACCCGGCTGCGTCCAGCGACCCCGGGTGCCGCTCGTCATCGCGGGGAACGGCCCGCGCGGGATGCGTGTCGCCGCCCGGCACGGCACCGGCTGGGTGACCAGCGCCCACGGCGCGGGAGACGAGCCGTACGGCATCGTCCGCTCCCGGCTGGACGCCCTGCGCGCCGCGTGCGACGCCGAAGGCCGCCGCCTCGACGATCTCGTCCTGCTGACCGGCTTCAACGAGGAGCCCTGGCTGGAGTCGGCCGGCGCGTTCGCCGACCTGGCCGGCCGCTACGCCGAACTCGGCATCACCGAGATCGCGCTGCACTGGCCCCGCCCCGGCTCGCCGTTCGAGGCGGACATGAAGGTCTTCGAGGCGATCGCCGCCGAGCACGGCGAGCCCCGCTGA
- a CDS encoding class II aldolase/adducin family protein — translation MSDEEEFLEKLPTDLIFRLPPTFDDVADERRHRKERLAAALRVFGKLGFEEGVAGHITARDPERTDHFWVNPFGMSFKHIRVSDLILVNHAGKVVEGRYPVNEAAFAIHSQVHQARPDVVAAAHSHSTHGRAISALGQKLEPITQDVCAFYQDHGLFDDYTGVVTDLEEGKRIAAALGGHKAVILRNHGLLTVGDTVDAAAWWFITMERSCQVQLLAKAAGQVVPIEHDNAVLTHEQIGNDLVGWINYQPLYDQITREQPDLFE, via the coding sequence ATGTCCGACGAGGAAGAGTTCCTGGAGAAGCTGCCGACCGACCTGATCTTCCGGCTGCCGCCCACGTTCGACGACGTCGCGGACGAGCGCCGGCACCGCAAGGAGCGCCTCGCCGCCGCGCTGCGCGTCTTCGGCAAGCTCGGCTTCGAGGAGGGCGTGGCCGGGCACATCACCGCCCGCGACCCCGAGCGCACCGACCATTTCTGGGTGAACCCGTTCGGCATGTCGTTCAAGCACATCCGGGTCAGCGACCTGATCCTGGTCAACCACGCGGGCAAGGTCGTCGAGGGCCGCTACCCGGTCAACGAGGCGGCGTTCGCGATCCACTCGCAGGTGCACCAGGCGCGCCCGGACGTGGTGGCCGCCGCGCACAGCCACTCCACCCACGGACGGGCGATCTCGGCGCTCGGCCAGAAGCTGGAGCCCATCACCCAGGACGTGTGCGCGTTCTACCAGGACCACGGCCTGTTCGACGACTACACCGGCGTCGTCACCGACCTGGAGGAGGGCAAGCGCATCGCCGCCGCCCTCGGCGGCCACAAGGCCGTCATCCTGCGCAACCACGGCCTGCTGACCGTCGGCGACACCGTGGACGCCGCCGCCTGGTGGTTCATCACAATGGAGCGCTCCTGCCAGGTGCAGCTGCTGGCCAAGGCCGCGGGGCAGGTCGTCCCGATCGAGCACGACAACGCCGTCCTGACCCACGAGCAGATCGGCAACGACCTGGTCGGCTGGATCAACTACCAGCCCCTCTACGACCAGATCACCCGCGAGCAGCCCGACCTTTTCGAGTAG
- a CDS encoding VOC family protein, with product MDALYPRLLVDDFRACAGFYEAALRALHGIDPVKLIPEAEYANWDLRGEAALVVMGRSRMAKAVGTAGLPAPSGQDGSMLVLRVDDVDEAAATLRGLGAVQVAGPQDRPEWGPGLRTAHLRDPGGNLLELQSY from the coding sequence ATGGACGCGCTGTATCCGCGCCTTCTGGTGGACGACTTCCGCGCCTGCGCGGGCTTCTACGAGGCGGCGCTGCGCGCGCTGCACGGGATCGACCCGGTCAAGCTGATCCCGGAGGCCGAGTACGCGAACTGGGACCTGCGGGGCGAGGCCGCCCTGGTCGTCATGGGGCGCTCCAGGATGGCGAAGGCCGTCGGCACCGCGGGCCTGCCTGCGCCGTCCGGGCAGGACGGCTCGATGCTGGTGCTGCGCGTGGACGACGTGGACGAGGCGGCCGCGACGCTCCGCGGGCTCGGCGCCGTCCAGGTGGCCGGGCCGCAAGACCGCCCCGAGTGGGGGCCGGGGCTGCGCACCGCCCATCTGCGCGACCCCGGCGGGAACCTGCTGGAGCTCCAGTCCTACTGA
- a CDS encoding DMT family transporter: protein MPFVLLGLAIAFEVTATLAMRASEGFTRPGPSVIVVAGYLISFVFMARALTSLNVGPVYAIWSALGTIGAFAGGVLLFDEPVRPLTIAGAVIIVLGVVVMNLGGGVHQG from the coding sequence ATGCCGTTCGTCCTGCTCGGCCTCGCGATCGCCTTCGAGGTGACGGCGACGCTGGCGATGCGCGCATCCGAAGGCTTCACCCGGCCGGGTCCCTCGGTGATCGTCGTGGCCGGGTACCTGATCTCCTTCGTCTTCATGGCCAGGGCGCTGACGTCGCTGAACGTCGGGCCCGTCTACGCCATCTGGTCCGCGCTCGGCACGATCGGCGCGTTCGCGGGCGGTGTGCTGCTGTTCGACGAGCCGGTCAGGCCGCTGACCATCGCGGGCGCCGTCATCATCGTGCTCGGCGTCGTCGTGATGAACCTGGGCGGCGGGGTGCACCAGGGCTGA